In Cucurbita pepo subsp. pepo cultivar mu-cu-16 unplaced genomic scaffold, ASM280686v2 Cp4.1_scaffold000498, whole genome shotgun sequence, the DNA window CTCTGCGAACAATGCTGAGAATCGGAGCAGGAATGGCTCCCGACATGTCGTCCCTTCTGGGCAAATTGCTAAGTCGCCTTCTTGGAGTAAGTTCTTGATCATTGCGGCGTCGGCCGCTCGGTCGCGACTCAGGCGGACGGTTTTGATGGGAGAAATGATCTCCGAGAGGCGGGAGATTGAGTATGTCACGGCGGGGATTGGACGGCCGAGAGCGGTTGAGAGGAAGATTGGATCGAGAAGGGTTCGATGAGAACAAATGAAGAGGACGCCGGTTTGGCCGGTGGATTTCTTCGCCGGAGGTGGTGGTGTACCGTTGATTTTGACCCGAACGCCAAGAGCCCAAAAGGCATAGTACACAATCGGCATCGGGAGGAGAGAACCGGCAGCAATCCGCAAGCAAGCAAGAACAAACCCGACTGGAATCCATAGAACTAAAACCATCGCCATTAACGGCGTCGGCTTTTGAACCAGTCGCCCATCGTGGAACACGATTGGTTTAGGCAATTTATCGACGGTGACCGGCTTAACCTCCTGCTTCGCCGGAACCACATACCCCTCTTTGCAGAGCTTCATAAAGGGGTAATCAGTTTTCCGGTCACCGATCCCAATATCCGGCGTTGGGATTTCCCCCACCGCCGTAGCCTTGTTTTTTCCCACAATGATTCCAGGACTTTGAATCAGGCCGGTGGCTCGCCGGCCGATTGTGTGAATTTCAGTTCCGATGACTACGTCAGCGCCTAAGAACTCCTTCAGAAATGGTTCTACCATGATTCTTGGGTTTGCTGTTAAAACGCACCGTTTTCCACATGACGAAAATACCCTCCAAGTCTCCACGTGCAAGTCATGTGCATAGAACTTTGGTAGAACCGCACGCGCCACCGACTCGATGTCGGAAACCTTTGTTGAGATAATCAAtttaagttttgaattttaataataattaaacttttaacgCATCTATTTCtaaatagttttcaaatttagttttattaaaaaaattaattaatttgaagaaaaaattactttttaaattaaattttctattttatcaatttttattctaattttttaacttttaagtttaaaatttattaaatatttaattactaaTAACTTCGtctttgaattataaaatggtTTAGTTTTACCTTCATTCCAACGAATGTTGCGAAAATAAGGACACGAATACCAGCTGACTCGCAAATGAAGTAGTACAAAATTCCAGCGATCGGAGAGGCTAATAGTAAAAACAAAAGCCTCAAGACTCCACCCGCCTCAAAGGCGATAAGGGCGAAGTAAGGGAAAGAGCTACGCCCACAAAGCAATGTCCCATCCATGTCGGCGACGACCGTGTGCTTCTCCCGACCGAAGGATGAACAACGATCAATGGTTGGAAAGGTATTGTTGTTCATCGCACCATGCTGATCTTTTGCTTCCACCATTATTGGAGGAGTTTGAAGCAAGTAGCTTTGTTTTTAGAAGTTGAACTATGAATACattacatttataataaaaagaggGCGGAAGTTATGAAAACGACAAGTCGTTTGGCTTAAGAGACCAAAGAGCAAAGGTGGCGCCGAGATCTCAGAAGCCGACAAGTCGTCCTTGGAGTCACCGATCTTTCTATGTTAACTTGTACGCCTTggaaaatctatttttttaaaataaaaattaaatatttgtgctTTGGCTGCTGGTGAGTGCCAagatttttctatattttataattttttttcctttctattttttaaaatttttatttatttattttttctaattcttttggtctaattttcatttgtggaatttttaaaaaaaattaataaaaattatttcttaatttttaaattttattttgttttttcaataaCATGAActaataaaatcaaaccaactcgaaacaaaaatattttaactaatttaaattatattcaaattgaaaaaacaataaGCGACATATTATAATTGTTTAAAATGTTATGactagaaaataataataagttatAATAACCTATAACTTTGTTTAGGTCGCCAATTTGCCAAGGTTTCGTGAATTCCTAGGATATCTTCATTTGTTGAAATGGTGGCTAAAACGATGtcgtttattatttttaagggaataataaaatcaaatatatatatatatatatatatatatatattttttttttttaactaatgaTTAATCTATTAGTTTTTGGACCCTTCGTTTGATTGGGCCGAAGGCTCAAAAGGGCAGAACCTTGTTCTGATCCTGTCTAGGGTTTCTCATCCAGCGGTCAAATTAGACCTATAAAAATGCGCCTCCAAGTTCGCATTGCGCGGTCTCTCTTCCACTTCTGTCTCTACTGTCTGCATATCTCTTTGATGGCCTCTCTCTGCGTTTGTTCGTCATTCTTTGTTACTTGAATAAAGTGATGAGATAAAATCTGCTGAAAAATGAACGGAAAATCCATTCTAAATCTATGATTCTTGGTATTTCTGTTGATTTGGCTATCTTTCTTTACATGTTTACTTGTTTGTTCGAGTATTTGAATCCTTGATTCTCGAGATTTGATGagaattttgtgtttgttcgcgttttttatttaatcgcGACTGTTTTCAACTCCTAATTTGCTTCCacctgttttgttttttctctgATGTTTTTTCTACAAGATGTGCGTTTTTCTGTAGCGGTTGCTCTGTGATT includes these proteins:
- the LOC111785463 gene encoding glycerol-3-phosphate 2-O-acyltransferase 6-like, translated to MVEAKDQHGAMNNNTFPTIDRCSSFGREKHTVVADMDGTLLCGRSSFPYFALIAFEAGGVLRLLFLLLASPIAGILYYFICESAGIRVLIFATFVGMKVSDIESVARAVLPKFYAHDLHVETWRVFSSCGKRCVLTANPRIMVEPFLKEFLGADVVIGTEIHTIGRRATGLIQSPGIIVGKNKATAVGEIPTPDIGIGDRKTDYPFMKLCKEGYVVPAKQEVKPVTVDKLPKPIVFHDGRLVQKPTPLMAMVLVLWIPVGFVLACLRIAAGSLLPMPIVYYAFWALGVRVKINGTPPPPAKKSTGQTGVLFICSHRTLLDPIFLSTALGRPIPAVTYSISRLSEIISPIKTVRLSRDRAADAAMIKNLLQEGDLAICPEGTTCREPFLLRFSALFAELTDEIVPVAMSNRMSMFHGTTARGWKGMDPFYFFMNPSPVYEVTFLNKLPYELSCGGGGKSSHEVANYIQRMIAATLSYKCTNFTRKDKYRALAGNDGVVVEKSKVESTKIMGC